From a region of the Burkholderia lata genome:
- a CDS encoding type VI secretion system accessory protein TagJ, with translation MTTLTATATPSAQRAGDLPLVDQIARIEANIRSQPTSASHRWALFQLMCLVGEWSRAIQQLQVWAQLEPAQARTAQVYRDLIRAERWRAKVVEGRERPGAVLPSPPWIEAMLDAIRHAADGQVEQADTLRDTAFQAASDVPLVAPLQGPAAWIADSDTRFGPVCEVITAGHYRWVPFADLAAWRVSQPAQPVDLVWAPCTLTYIDGSLVHGFMPARYPGSETGSDAVRLGRETRWHDISRTGVVALGQKTWATDVGDFSLFELAHAEFGSRAAPAAIDADQSHD, from the coding sequence ATGACCACACTCACCGCCACCGCTACGCCCTCCGCTCAACGTGCGGGCGACCTCCCGCTAGTCGACCAGATCGCACGTATCGAAGCGAACATCCGCTCGCAACCGACGAGCGCCTCCCATCGCTGGGCACTGTTCCAGTTGATGTGCCTCGTGGGTGAATGGTCACGCGCCATTCAGCAACTGCAGGTTTGGGCGCAGCTTGAACCGGCTCAGGCTCGAACCGCGCAGGTGTATCGCGATCTGATCCGTGCCGAACGGTGGCGGGCAAAGGTCGTCGAGGGCCGGGAGCGACCCGGTGCCGTTCTTCCATCGCCGCCGTGGATCGAGGCGATGCTGGACGCGATCCGCCACGCGGCCGACGGGCAGGTCGAACAAGCCGACACCCTCCGCGATACGGCATTTCAGGCTGCATCCGACGTTCCGCTCGTCGCGCCACTGCAGGGCCCTGCCGCATGGATTGCGGACAGCGACACCCGTTTCGGCCCGGTCTGCGAAGTCATCACGGCCGGACACTATCGCTGGGTACCGTTCGCCGACCTGGCGGCATGGCGCGTGTCGCAGCCGGCGCAACCGGTCGATCTGGTCTGGGCACCGTGCACACTCACCTACATCGACGGAAGCCTCGTCCACGGCTTCATGCCGGCCCGCTATCCGGGTTCGGAAACCGGCAGTGACGCCGTGCGCCTTGGGCGCGAAACCCGCTGGCACGACATCAGCCGCACGGGTGTCGTCGCGCTCGGACAGAAAACCTGGGCAACCGACGTGGGCGACTTCAGCCTGTTCGAGCTGGCGCACGCCGAGTTCGGCTCGCGCGCTGCGCCTGCCGCGATCGACGCGGATCAATCCCATGACTGA
- a CDS encoding TagK domain-containing protein has protein sequence MRSLLLPWRRQSNTSLIAPTPEDARSQPVAGTLPLDDAFGPVRIDDDMLGLLGIGTRDGAAAYPHTAADTAGVDADHTDALIDTLHAQYWRALTDPGAPIASVWAPSVDDTALHQNTPDHRHDTHADETRERSESIETLLSGNRTIEDAFGHLEGHVEAVIGGESVPEILQLFAPLEFHTQSAHRSLSPPPPLTRREHHALSVDSPLAAPLRKDQP, from the coding sequence ATGCGCTCCCTTCTCTTGCCCTGGCGTCGTCAGTCGAACACCTCGCTCATCGCGCCCACGCCGGAGGACGCACGCTCGCAGCCCGTTGCCGGCACGTTGCCGCTGGACGACGCCTTCGGTCCCGTTCGCATCGACGACGACATGCTCGGCCTCCTCGGTATCGGCACCCGGGATGGTGCGGCAGCCTATCCGCATACCGCAGCTGACACGGCCGGCGTCGACGCCGACCACACCGATGCACTGATCGATACGCTTCATGCGCAGTACTGGCGTGCCCTGACCGACCCCGGCGCGCCGATCGCGTCAGTATGGGCTCCATCGGTAGACGACACGGCCCTGCACCAGAACACACCGGATCATCGGCACGACACGCATGCCGACGAAACCCGCGAGCGTTCGGAATCGATCGAGACGCTCCTGTCAGGTAATCGCACGATCGAGGATGCTTTCGGTCATCTGGAAGGGCACGTGGAAGCGGTGATCGGTGGCGAATCCGTTCCGGAGATCCTGCAACTGTTCGCGCCGCTCGAATTTCATACCCAGTCGGCGCACCGCTCCCTCTCGCCGCCTCCGCCGCTTACCCGGCGCGAGCACCATGCGCTGTCCGTGGACAGTCCGCTGGCCGCGCCCTTGCGCAAGGACCAACCATGA
- the tssH gene encoding type VI secretion system ATPase TssH codes for MNISRQTLFGKLGVELYRGIESATSFCKLRGNPFVELVHWLHQLLQQPDGDLQRIVRHAHIDRDALERDLARALADLPAGASSISDFSWHVEAAIERGWVLSTLGHGDHRVRGAWLIAALVSTPELRRVLLAISPEFGKIPVEGFGDVVPAWIAGSPEAADGAYDHSELEPALPGEASSAVSGTSKGNALEQYCLDLTALARAGEIDPVIGRELEIRTMIDVLLRRRQNNPLVTGEAGVGKTAVVEGLARAIASGNVPPNLAEVRLLSLDVGALLAGASMKGEFEARLKGVLEAAARSAVPVILFVDEIHTLIGAGGQAGTGDAANLLKPALARGTIRMIGATTWAEYKRHIEKDPALTRRFQVLLVAEPSEAAATDMIRGLVPTFSSHHGVVVRDEAIRASVTLSHRYIPSRQLPDKAISLLDTACARVALSQHATPRELDDVRQRLAAARAEELLLVHEARIGIDADKALNRVRTRIDVLATEEAAIADRWREQVSAAQALLAGRDAAIAGTGDSPVSVDQLRKLERTLAKLQGDVPLVFPEVDESIVAEIVSDWTGIPVGRMVIDEVAAVRRLPETLGARVIGQSEALHLIGERVQTARSGMTDPKKPLGVFLLAGPSGVGKTETALALAEALYGGEQNLITINMSEYQESHTVSGLKGAPPGYVGYGEGGVLTEAVRRRPYAVVLLDEIEKAHRDVHEMFFQVFDKGYMEDGDGRHIDFRNTTILLTSNVGAELSASLCADPALSPDFDHLRAALAPELLSAFPAAFMGRVTVVPYRPLADDALASIVRLHLDRVVKRMADSHDIALAYDATVVNYIVGRCLVQETGARVLIGFIEQHVLPRLSALWLDAFTSRAPLTRIAIGVADASASPAQALTFEATPSHPVEPCR; via the coding sequence ATGAACATTTCACGCCAGACCTTGTTCGGCAAGCTCGGGGTCGAGCTTTACCGAGGAATCGAGTCGGCAACGAGTTTCTGCAAACTGCGCGGGAACCCGTTCGTCGAACTTGTCCATTGGCTGCATCAACTGCTCCAGCAGCCGGACGGCGACCTGCAGCGGATCGTGCGCCATGCGCATATCGATCGCGATGCGCTCGAGCGCGATCTTGCGCGGGCGCTGGCTGACTTGCCGGCAGGCGCGAGTTCGATCAGCGATTTCTCGTGGCATGTTGAAGCGGCGATCGAACGTGGTTGGGTGCTGTCGACACTCGGGCATGGTGACCATCGTGTGCGCGGTGCATGGCTGATTGCGGCGCTTGTCTCGACCCCCGAACTGCGGCGCGTGCTGCTCGCGATTTCCCCGGAATTCGGCAAGATCCCGGTGGAAGGCTTCGGCGATGTGGTGCCTGCCTGGATCGCTGGTTCGCCGGAGGCGGCCGACGGGGCGTACGATCACAGCGAACTCGAGCCGGCCTTGCCGGGCGAGGCATCCAGTGCCGTGTCGGGCACGTCGAAGGGCAATGCACTCGAGCAGTATTGCCTGGATCTCACCGCTCTGGCCCGCGCAGGAGAAATCGATCCGGTCATCGGCCGCGAACTCGAGATCCGCACCATGATCGACGTGTTGCTGCGCCGGCGGCAGAACAATCCGCTGGTTACCGGCGAGGCCGGCGTCGGCAAGACGGCTGTCGTGGAAGGGCTGGCGCGTGCGATTGCATCGGGCAACGTGCCGCCGAATCTCGCGGAGGTACGCCTGCTGAGCCTCGATGTGGGCGCGCTTCTCGCAGGGGCGAGCATGAAGGGCGAGTTCGAGGCTCGCCTGAAGGGGGTGCTCGAGGCTGCGGCAAGATCGGCGGTTCCCGTCATCCTCTTTGTCGACGAAATTCATACGCTGATTGGCGCGGGTGGACAGGCCGGCACGGGTGATGCTGCCAACCTCCTGAAACCGGCACTCGCGCGCGGTACGATCCGCATGATCGGTGCGACGACTTGGGCCGAATACAAGCGGCATATCGAGAAGGATCCGGCGCTGACCCGGCGCTTTCAGGTATTGCTGGTCGCGGAGCCGTCCGAGGCGGCTGCGACCGACATGATTCGCGGGCTCGTGCCGACGTTCTCGTCGCATCATGGCGTCGTTGTTCGGGACGAAGCGATCCGGGCATCGGTGACGCTGTCGCATCGCTATATCCCGTCCCGTCAGTTGCCCGACAAGGCGATCAGCCTGCTCGACACTGCATGCGCGCGTGTGGCGCTGTCGCAGCATGCGACGCCGCGCGAGCTGGATGACGTGCGGCAGCGGCTGGCGGCCGCGCGCGCAGAAGAGTTGCTGTTGGTGCACGAGGCCCGTATCGGTATTGATGCGGACAAGGCGTTGAATCGCGTCCGCACGCGCATCGACGTGCTGGCGACGGAAGAAGCGGCAATCGCGGATCGCTGGCGCGAGCAGGTGTCAGCCGCCCAGGCGTTGCTCGCCGGCAGAGATGCCGCGATCGCAGGCACAGGAGATTCACCGGTATCGGTCGATCAACTGCGCAAACTTGAACGTACGCTGGCCAAGCTGCAGGGCGATGTGCCGCTCGTCTTTCCCGAGGTCGACGAATCCATCGTCGCCGAAATCGTTTCGGACTGGACCGGAATCCCGGTCGGCCGCATGGTCATCGACGAGGTCGCCGCCGTGCGTCGCTTGCCGGAAACGCTCGGCGCGCGCGTGATCGGACAAAGCGAAGCGCTGCACCTGATCGGCGAGCGTGTACAGACTGCGCGGTCGGGTATGACCGATCCGAAGAAACCGCTGGGCGTATTCCTGCTGGCCGGCCCGTCCGGTGTCGGCAAGACCGAAACCGCGCTGGCGCTTGCCGAAGCGCTGTACGGGGGCGAACAGAACCTGATCACGATCAACATGAGCGAGTATCAGGAGTCGCACACGGTGTCGGGCCTGAAAGGTGCGCCGCCCGGCTATGTCGGCTACGGCGAGGGCGGTGTGCTGACCGAAGCGGTGCGCCGTCGCCCTTACGCGGTCGTGCTGCTCGACGAGATCGAGAAGGCGCATCGCGACGTACATGAAATGTTCTTCCAGGTGTTCGACAAGGGATACATGGAGGACGGCGATGGTCGCCATATCGATTTCCGCAATACCACCATCCTGCTGACGAGCAACGTCGGTGCCGAACTGAGCGCGAGCCTGTGCGCGGATCCGGCACTGTCGCCCGATTTCGACCACCTGCGGGCCGCGCTAGCCCCGGAATTGCTGAGCGCATTTCCGGCGGCATTCATGGGGCGCGTGACGGTCGTGCCGTACCGGCCGCTTGCCGACGACGCGCTCGCCAGCATCGTTCGCCTGCATCTGGATCGCGTCGTGAAACGCATGGCGGACAGCCACGACATCGCGCTTGCCTACGACGCCACGGTCGTGAACTACATCGTCGGCCGTTGCCTGGTTCAGGAGACCGGTGCGCGCGTGCTCATCGGCTTCATCGAACAACACGTGCTGCCGCGCCTTTCCGCGCTCTGGCTTGACGCGTTCACATCGCGCGCGCCGCTCACACGCATCGCGATCGGCGTGGCCGATGCCTCCGCTTCGCCTGCCCAGGCGCTGACGTTCGAGGCGACCCCTTCTCATCCTGTCGAGCCGTGTCGTTGA
- the tssB gene encoding type VI secretion system contractile sheath small subunit, with amino-acid sequence MSASSSQKFIARNRAPRVQIEYDVEVYGSEKKIELPFVMGVLADLSGKHPVEPLPAVSDRQFLEIDIDNFDERMKAIRPRVAFAVPNTLTGEGQMMVDMTFESMEDFSPAAIADKVEPLRRLLQARTQLANLQTYMDGKSGAEALVTQLLQDPALLKSLAAAPRPERREEGAADSSDAS; translated from the coding sequence ATGTCCGCTAGCAGTTCGCAGAAGTTCATCGCGCGCAATCGTGCGCCGCGCGTGCAGATCGAATACGACGTTGAAGTGTATGGCTCGGAGAAGAAAATCGAGCTTCCGTTCGTGATGGGCGTACTCGCCGACCTGTCCGGCAAGCATCCGGTCGAACCGCTGCCTGCGGTGTCGGATCGCCAGTTCCTGGAAATCGATATCGACAACTTCGACGAGCGCATGAAGGCGATCCGGCCGCGCGTTGCGTTCGCCGTACCGAATACGCTGACGGGCGAAGGCCAGATGATGGTCGACATGACCTTCGAAAGCATGGAGGACTTCTCGCCGGCCGCGATCGCCGACAAGGTGGAGCCGCTGCGCCGCCTGCTTCAGGCGCGTACGCAACTGGCGAACCTGCAGACATACATGGACGGCAAGTCGGGGGCAGAGGCGCTCGTCACCCAGTTGCTGCAGGACCCGGCCCTGCTGAAGTCGCTGGCCGCGGCGCCGCGGCCCGAGCGGCGCGAAGAAGGCGCGGCCGATTCGAGCGACGCGAGCTGA
- the tssC gene encoding type VI secretion system contractile sheath large subunit codes for MAKQQAPAVEAQATTQSDFTQLLEREFRPKTDQARAAVEHAVQTLAEQALTQSITISDDAYKSIAAIIAQIDHKLSEQINLILHHDDYQALESAWRGLNHLVSNTETDEHLKIRVMDVSKAELHRSMRRYKGLAWDQSPLFKQIYEQEYGQLGGEPYGCIVADYYFDHTPPDVDLLGSIAKVAAASHTPFVTGAAPSVLQMESWQELANPRDLTKIFTQNLEYTAWNSLRNTEDARYVGLAMPRFLARLPYGAKTNPVDQFDFEEDTNGSNHSRYGWANAAYAMGVNINRSFKQYGWCSLIRGVESGGTVENLPCHTFPTDDGGIDMKCPTEIAISDRREAELSKNGFIPLVHRKNTDHATFIGAQSLQKPAEYHDPDATANANLSARLPYLFACSRFAHYLKCIVRDKIGAFKEREDMQRWLNEWIMHYVDADPANSSQDTKARRPLAAAEVLVEEVEGNPGYYQAKFFLRPHFQLEGLTVSLRLVTKLPSIKEAA; via the coding sequence ATGGCAAAACAGCAAGCACCGGCCGTCGAGGCCCAGGCGACCACCCAGTCCGACTTTACGCAGCTGCTGGAGCGGGAATTCCGGCCGAAGACGGACCAGGCCCGCGCGGCGGTCGAACATGCGGTGCAAACGCTTGCGGAGCAGGCGCTCACGCAATCGATCACGATCAGCGACGACGCCTACAAGAGCATCGCGGCCATCATCGCGCAGATCGATCACAAGCTTTCCGAGCAGATCAACCTGATCCTGCATCACGACGACTACCAGGCGCTCGAATCCGCGTGGCGCGGCCTGAACCACCTCGTGTCGAACACGGAGACGGACGAACACCTGAAGATCCGCGTGATGGACGTCTCGAAAGCCGAGCTGCATCGCTCGATGCGTCGCTACAAGGGTCTGGCGTGGGATCAGAGCCCGCTCTTCAAGCAGATCTACGAGCAGGAATATGGCCAGCTCGGCGGCGAGCCGTACGGCTGCATCGTGGCCGACTACTACTTCGACCATACGCCGCCGGACGTCGACCTGCTCGGTTCGATCGCGAAGGTGGCAGCGGCTTCGCACACGCCGTTCGTGACCGGCGCGGCTCCGTCGGTGCTGCAGATGGAGTCCTGGCAGGAACTCGCCAACCCGCGCGACCTGACCAAGATCTTCACGCAGAACCTCGAATACACCGCGTGGAATTCGCTGCGCAATACTGAGGATGCGCGCTACGTCGGTCTCGCGATGCCGCGCTTCCTGGCGCGCCTGCCGTATGGCGCGAAGACCAATCCGGTCGACCAGTTCGATTTCGAGGAAGATACGAACGGCTCGAACCACAGCCGCTATGGCTGGGCCAACGCGGCCTACGCGATGGGCGTCAACATCAACCGCTCGTTCAAGCAATACGGCTGGTGCTCGCTGATCCGCGGCGTCGAATCGGGCGGTACGGTCGAGAACCTGCCGTGCCATACGTTCCCGACGGATGACGGCGGGATCGACATGAAGTGCCCGACCGAGATCGCGATTTCTGATCGTCGCGAGGCCGAGCTGTCGAAGAACGGCTTCATCCCGCTCGTGCATCGCAAGAACACCGATCACGCGACCTTCATCGGCGCGCAGTCGCTGCAGAAGCCGGCCGAGTATCACGATCCCGACGCGACTGCCAACGCGAACCTGTCCGCGCGCCTGCCGTATCTGTTCGCGTGCTCGCGCTTCGCGCATTACCTGAAGTGCATCGTGCGCGACAAGATCGGTGCATTCAAGGAGCGCGAGGACATGCAGCGCTGGCTCAACGAATGGATCATGCATTACGTCGACGCCGACCCTGCGAACTCGTCGCAGGACACGAAGGCGCGCCGGCCGCTCGCCGCTGCGGAAGTGCTCGTCGAGGAAGTGGAAGGCAATCCCGGCTATTACCAGGCGAAGTTCTTCCTGCGCCCGCACTTCCAGCTCGAAGGGCTGACCGTTTCGCTGCGGCTCGTGACGAAGCTGCCGTCGATCAAGGAAGCCGCTTAA
- a CDS encoding Hcp family type VI secretion system effector, whose product MSQDIFLKIDGINGESLDDKHKDEIEILNWDWEIQQESSMHSGSGGGAGKATVKDLTFEHNIDRASPNLMKYALTGKHIDQAVLVMRKAGGNPLEYLKLTMSDVIVTRVKPSGSKAGEEKSRETVSLSFSKVKQEYVVQNAQGGSGGAVTASFDIKGNKEA is encoded by the coding sequence ATGTCGCAGGACATTTTTCTGAAGATCGACGGCATCAACGGTGAATCGCTCGATGACAAGCACAAGGACGAAATCGAGATCCTGAACTGGGACTGGGAAATCCAGCAGGAATCGTCGATGCACTCGGGCAGCGGCGGCGGTGCCGGCAAGGCAACGGTCAAGGATCTCACGTTCGAACACAACATCGACCGTGCGAGCCCGAACCTGATGAAGTATGCGCTGACGGGCAAGCACATCGACCAGGCCGTGCTGGTGATGCGCAAGGCCGGCGGCAATCCGCTCGAGTACCTGAAGCTCACGATGAGCGACGTGATCGTCACGCGCGTGAAGCCGTCCGGCAGCAAGGCCGGTGAAGAGAAGAGCCGCGAGACGGTGTCGCTGTCGTTCTCGAAGGTCAAGCAGGAGTATGTCGTGCAGAACGCGCAGGGCGGCAGCGGCGGCGCCGTCACGGCGAGCTTCGACATCAAGGGCAACAAGGAAGCGTAA
- the tssJ gene encoding type VI secretion system lipoprotein TssJ, which yields MRSILTAASLAGVVLLSACASGEPKPKEPVRLELAVKAASDVNPDDRGRAAPIVVRIYELKNDNAFEAADFFTLENQDKTVLADDVVKRDEFQLRPGEQRKVVRRPDPETTAIGVIAAYRDLPNAVWRSVYTMPASPDKAWYRFTTKLKLIVDLEAKAVRIDEAKKK from the coding sequence ATGCGTTCGATTCTGACTGCCGCGTCGCTCGCCGGCGTCGTGCTGCTCTCGGCCTGCGCGAGCGGCGAACCGAAGCCGAAGGAGCCGGTTCGGCTCGAACTGGCCGTCAAGGCGGCATCCGACGTCAATCCAGACGATCGTGGCCGGGCGGCGCCGATCGTCGTGCGCATCTACGAGCTGAAGAACGACAACGCATTCGAGGCGGCGGATTTCTTCACGCTGGAGAATCAGGACAAGACGGTGCTGGCCGACGACGTCGTCAAGCGCGACGAGTTCCAGCTGCGGCCCGGCGAGCAACGGAAAGTCGTCCGCCGACCGGATCCGGAAACGACTGCCATCGGCGTGATCGCGGCCTATCGCGACCTGCCGAACGCGGTGTGGCGGTCGGTTTATACGATGCCGGCCTCGCCTGACAAGGCGTGGTACCGCTTTACAACGAAGCTGAAACTGATTGTCGATCTTGAGGCCAAGGCCGTCAGGATCGACGAAGCGAAGAAGAAATGA
- the tssK gene encoding type VI secretion system baseplate subunit TssK yields the protein MSWYAKVAWQEGLFFRPQLFQQQERYFEKYAHMRAAPLSPFFFGFAHYGLDLESLALGKVIVKAAAGVFADGTPFDAPGNTPLPPPLTIRQEHLDQVIYLAVPVRLPNCEETTFENKADSMARYQVFDTELRDSNSVGLAPESVQLSNLRLRLVPEKELGDAWIGLALTCVKTIRADGSIELDDTIVPPVSGYGASDLLTSWVTKIHDLAHLRANALSQRLAGTDDTTASAATVTDYLLLQILNRYEPLLQHMLSVPTTSPADVYTLLIAMAGELSTHLRTDTRRPLDTHPPYQHTTPHLCLKPVVDDTHRLLNAVLVRSAQSIVLEDQGHGMRNAVVDPVDMQGFASLVLAVHAAMPPDALRQQFLAQAKAGPSEKLPSLVRSHLPGVGMQLLPVPPRQIPFNAGYIYYELMQGGALWEEVVRHGGVALHVAGEFPSLKLELWGVRA from the coding sequence ATGAGCTGGTACGCCAAGGTCGCCTGGCAGGAAGGGTTGTTTTTCAGACCGCAACTGTTCCAGCAACAGGAACGCTACTTCGAGAAGTACGCACACATGCGTGCGGCGCCGCTGTCGCCGTTTTTCTTCGGCTTCGCGCATTACGGGCTCGATCTTGAGTCGCTCGCACTCGGGAAGGTGATCGTCAAGGCGGCCGCCGGCGTGTTCGCCGACGGCACGCCGTTCGATGCGCCGGGCAACACGCCGTTGCCGCCGCCGTTGACGATCCGTCAGGAACACCTCGATCAGGTGATCTATCTGGCGGTTCCGGTGCGCTTGCCGAACTGCGAGGAAACCACCTTCGAGAACAAGGCGGATTCGATGGCGCGCTACCAGGTGTTCGATACCGAACTGCGCGACTCGAATTCAGTCGGGCTGGCGCCTGAATCCGTGCAGTTGTCGAACCTGAGGTTGCGCCTCGTGCCCGAGAAGGAGCTGGGCGATGCATGGATCGGCCTTGCGCTGACGTGTGTGAAGACCATCCGCGCGGACGGCAGCATCGAACTTGACGACACGATCGTGCCGCCCGTGTCCGGCTATGGCGCGAGCGATCTGCTGACGAGCTGGGTCACGAAAATCCACGATCTCGCCCACCTGCGTGCGAATGCGTTGTCGCAACGGCTGGCCGGTACCGATGACACAACCGCGAGTGCGGCGACGGTCACGGATTATCTGTTGTTGCAGATACTGAATCGATACGAGCCGTTGCTGCAGCACATGCTGAGCGTGCCGACCACGTCGCCTGCCGATGTGTACACGTTGCTGATCGCGATGGCTGGCGAGTTGTCGACCCATCTGCGTACAGACACGCGCCGCCCGCTCGATACGCATCCGCCATATCAGCATACGACGCCGCATCTCTGCCTGAAGCCGGTGGTCGACGACACGCATCGGCTGCTCAACGCCGTACTGGTGCGGAGCGCGCAGAGCATCGTGCTCGAGGACCAAGGCCACGGCATGCGCAATGCGGTGGTCGATCCGGTGGATATGCAGGGTTTTGCGTCGCTTGTGCTGGCCGTTCATGCGGCGATGCCGCCCGATGCGCTGCGCCAGCAGTTTCTCGCGCAGGCAAAGGCGGGGCCGTCGGAGAAGCTGCCGAGCCTGGTGCGCAGTCATCTGCCGGGTGTTGGCATGCAGCTCCTGCCGGTGCCGCCGCGGCAGATTCCGTTCAACGCCGGATACATCTATTACGAGCTGATGCAGGGCGGGGCGCTGTGGGAGGAGGTGGTGCGGCATGGCGGTGTTGCGCTGCACGTCGCGGGGGAGTTTCCGTCTCTCAAGCTCGAATTGTGGGGCGTACGCGCATAA